A stretch of the Archangium violaceum genome encodes the following:
- a CDS encoding CpaF family protein, whose protein sequence is MSMYSESLRAFLKPVLPYLDDPSVTEIMINGPTDVWIERKGKVSKTDASFTEEGLLGAARNMAQFVGRLLNDERPRLDARLPDGSRIHVVIPPIARKGTTISIRKFFKDKLTIESLIKFKSMTPQMARLIDAGIHTKLNMLVSGGTGSGKTTLLNIVSSLIPDEERILTIEDSAELQLNQSHIVPFESRPPDKFGKGGVDMGDLLHSALRLRPDRIVVGEVRGGEAFHLVQAMNTGHGGSLATTHANTPTDTLRRIESLCLMSGIDLPMVAIRAQVASAINFIICCERLHDGSRKTIALSEVLPLNEKGDYRTQDIFVFTPVTKDEEGHILGYHAPTGIIPNFVARARAYGFTDLDESFFDPATYGVPPPPAFHAGESYALRWAPSLKHRERGEPDPASFKKEWQAFEQRLKDEARDARDGKPTAPASSPVQVQVPASLPTPARPKPAETPPARPALRPNLPANRPPPPPDLDDDRTPPPTRNPFADETEDGLGAPADEPKVQVSADLLADELDTQGRGITPPPRPAARPTPSRPNMPVTGTRPAVAAPPARRPMPQAPTRPLPPPVPSEDLVDDEPPELDNSEKTHIRPMPEKPRR, encoded by the coding sequence ATGTCGATGTACTCCGAGTCGCTCCGCGCGTTCCTCAAGCCCGTCCTCCCCTATCTCGACGACCCCTCCGTCACCGAGATCATGATCAACGGGCCCACCGATGTCTGGATCGAACGCAAGGGCAAGGTCTCCAAGACCGATGCCTCGTTCACCGAGGAGGGCCTGCTCGGCGCCGCGCGCAACATGGCGCAGTTCGTCGGCCGCCTGCTCAATGACGAGCGCCCCCGGCTGGACGCGCGCCTGCCCGACGGCAGCCGCATCCACGTCGTCATCCCGCCCATCGCCCGCAAGGGCACCACCATCTCCATCCGCAAGTTCTTCAAGGACAAGCTCACCATCGAGTCCTTGATCAAGTTCAAGTCCATGACGCCGCAGATGGCGCGGCTCATCGACGCGGGCATCCACACCAAGCTCAACATGCTGGTGTCCGGCGGCACGGGCTCGGGCAAGACGACGCTGCTCAACATCGTCTCCTCCCTCATCCCCGACGAGGAGCGCATCCTCACCATCGAGGACTCGGCGGAGCTCCAGCTCAACCAGTCCCACATCGTCCCCTTCGAGAGCCGGCCCCCGGACAAGTTCGGCAAGGGCGGCGTGGACATGGGAGACCTGCTGCACTCGGCCCTGCGTCTGCGCCCGGACCGCATCGTGGTGGGCGAGGTGCGCGGCGGCGAGGCCTTCCACCTGGTGCAGGCGATGAACACCGGCCACGGCGGCTCGCTGGCCACCACCCACGCCAACACGCCCACGGACACGCTGCGCCGCATCGAGTCGCTGTGCCTCATGTCCGGCATCGACCTGCCCATGGTGGCCATCCGCGCCCAGGTGGCCAGCGCCATCAACTTCATCATCTGCTGCGAGCGCCTCCACGACGGCAGCCGCAAGACGATCGCCCTCTCCGAGGTGCTCCCCCTCAACGAGAAGGGCGACTACCGCACCCAGGACATCTTCGTCTTCACGCCGGTGACGAAGGACGAGGAGGGCCACATCCTCGGCTACCACGCGCCCACCGGCATCATCCCCAACTTCGTCGCCCGGGCGCGCGCATACGGCTTCACGGACCTGGACGAGTCCTTCTTCGATCCGGCCACCTACGGCGTGCCGCCCCCGCCCGCCTTCCACGCCGGAGAGAGCTACGCCCTGCGCTGGGCCCCCTCGCTCAAACACCGCGAGCGCGGCGAGCCCGATCCGGCGAGCTTCAAGAAGGAGTGGCAGGCCTTCGAGCAGCGCCTGAAGGACGAGGCCCGCGACGCCAGGGACGGCAAGCCCACCGCGCCCGCCTCCTCTCCGGTGCAGGTACAGGTGCCCGCGAGCCTCCCCACGCCCGCCCGGCCGAAGCCCGCCGAGACCCCTCCCGCGCGGCCCGCCCTCCGGCCCAACCTGCCCGCGAATCGTCCTCCCCCTCCCCCGGACCTGGACGACGACCGGACTCCACCCCCCACCCGCAACCCCTTCGCCGACGAGACGGAGGACGGGCTCGGCGCCCCCGCGGACGAGCCCAAGGTGCAGGTGTCCGCGGACCTCCTGGCGGACGAACTCGACACCCAGGGCCGGGGCATCACGCCGCCGCCGCGTCCGGCCGCCCGTCCCACCCCGTCGCGCCCCAACATGCCCGTCACCGGCACCCGCCCCGCCGTGGCGGCACCTCCCGCCCGCCGGCCCATGCCCCAGGCGCCTACCCGGCCCCTCCCGCCCCCCGTCCCCTCCGAGGACCTGGTGGACGACGAGCCGCCGGAGCTCGACAACTCGGAGAAGACACACATCCGCCCCATGCCCGAGAAGCCCCGCCGCTGA
- a CDS encoding type VI secretion system contractile sheath domain-containing protein has protein sequence MSGEAASGSQVRWWVAGAFTPNPSGRRFRITPDTYAEELARAATGLRVSVADRLGAGETRTFELSFPKQRSFTVAEVVSAVPELRALRALMDGLDKLPADAAEKSLEAVVGAGRLSEAVGTLLREKQSPPAPKGSNGVAPQTPSAPKQPDLVDSIFAQAETARPTQAAKAGVDAFLKAVGPRSTSPANPASVTAPAKALVEEAVQATARDVLAHPLVARLESAWRGVKMLVDLCPTSSGMAVEVLDVEGPAGVEGVEQQLPIDRFERPDALFVLDAVDDVAVLRRLAELGERAQLPVVVDVPPSLFGVKSAAEVATRVEEEVSGLPEAWAALRAEESSRWLCAALHRVVVMVDGQGARRRACFTSASLGVASMLASSFRETGSFARILGGTGGVQAPSVWQLPPGRDGGTSVPTEAFFPMRTQSKLAELGVLGLGSGKNSDVLQLTAAPMVYGGEHKVPLPAQILTGRIVRFAQWVRDQLPPSAGDAEVSTLFTQAADIFLFGGATPAGRVRGEVVSTGEGTRGVQVTALVRPEYAGMPLELGFVLPMRG, from the coding sequence ATGAGCGGTGAAGCTGCATCGGGTTCGCAGGTGAGGTGGTGGGTCGCGGGGGCTTTCACGCCGAACCCGTCGGGCAGGCGCTTCCGCATCACTCCGGACACCTACGCCGAGGAGTTGGCGCGAGCCGCGACCGGGCTGCGCGTGAGCGTGGCGGACCGGCTGGGGGCGGGGGAGACGCGCACCTTCGAGCTGTCCTTTCCCAAGCAGCGCTCCTTCACGGTGGCGGAGGTGGTGTCGGCCGTCCCCGAGCTGCGCGCGCTCAGGGCGCTGATGGATGGGCTGGACAAGCTGCCCGCGGACGCGGCGGAGAAGAGCCTCGAGGCGGTGGTGGGCGCCGGGCGACTCTCCGAGGCGGTAGGCACGCTGCTGCGCGAGAAGCAGTCGCCTCCCGCGCCGAAGGGGAGCAACGGGGTGGCGCCTCAGACGCCCTCCGCACCCAAGCAGCCGGACCTCGTGGATTCCATCTTCGCCCAGGCGGAGACGGCCCGTCCCACGCAGGCGGCGAAGGCGGGAGTGGATGCCTTCCTGAAGGCCGTCGGGCCCCGCTCGACGTCCCCGGCGAATCCCGCCTCGGTGACGGCCCCGGCGAAGGCCCTGGTGGAGGAGGCGGTGCAGGCCACGGCCCGGGACGTCCTGGCCCATCCGCTCGTCGCGCGGCTCGAGTCGGCCTGGCGCGGCGTGAAGATGCTGGTGGACCTGTGCCCCACGTCGTCCGGAATGGCCGTGGAGGTGCTCGACGTGGAGGGGCCCGCGGGAGTGGAGGGCGTGGAGCAGCAGCTTCCCATCGACCGCTTCGAGCGCCCCGATGCCCTCTTCGTCCTGGATGCGGTGGATGACGTGGCCGTGCTGCGACGACTGGCGGAGCTGGGCGAGCGCGCGCAGCTCCCGGTGGTGGTGGACGTGCCGCCGTCGCTCTTCGGGGTGAAATCGGCGGCGGAGGTGGCGACGCGGGTGGAGGAGGAGGTCAGCGGGCTCCCCGAGGCCTGGGCGGCCCTGCGCGCCGAGGAGTCCTCGCGATGGCTGTGCGCGGCGCTGCACCGCGTGGTGGTGATGGTGGACGGGCAGGGCGCGCGGAGGCGGGCGTGCTTCACCAGCGCGTCGTTGGGCGTGGCGTCGATGCTGGCGTCGAGCTTCCGGGAGACGGGGAGCTTCGCGCGAATCCTCGGAGGGACGGGCGGAGTGCAGGCGCCCTCGGTGTGGCAGTTGCCGCCGGGGCGGGACGGGGGGACGTCGGTGCCGACGGAGGCGTTCTTCCCCATGCGGACGCAGTCGAAGCTGGCCGAGTTGGGCGTGCTGGGACTCGGGAGCGGGAAGAACTCGGACGTGTTGCAGCTCACGGCGGCGCCCATGGTGTACGGGGGCGAGCACAAGGTGCCGTTGCCGGCGCAGATCCTCACGGGCCGCATCGTCCGCTTCGCGCAGTGGGTGAGGGATCAGCTCCCTCCGAGCGCGGGAGACGCGGAGGTGTCGACGCTGTTCACCCAGGCGGCGGACATCTTCCTCTTCGGCGGCGCGACGCCGGCGGGCCGGGTGCGTGGCGAGGTGGTGTCCACCGGAGAGGGCACCCGGGGCGTGCAAGTGACGGCGCTGGTGAGGCCGGAGTACGCGGGCATGCCGCTGGAGCTGGGCTTCGTCCTGCCGATGCGCGGGTGA
- a CDS encoding tetratricopeptide repeat protein, with amino-acid sequence MAKTAPRKAPASQKKAVRAAPKKKSAVPAKKSSAPVKKRAAPAKKPAAAKKRAAPVAPPAPEETTSSEAVPSAESPPDVKALPAGEPVGGQAFPFEIDPKRIEEGLRKLREEAVHWANKGRYTKVRFKFRGKQLLPDLPLAAVAAAEGLTFYWGGILRALVVTVAGGSLLQVELVNDADKRVQAGKEALLAGDLDEALALFREALAMDRDNVGAHLNVGVALKLKGDREAALASFERAKALDPEGPLGIEAERLAAPLRPKDTMAQAG; translated from the coding sequence ATGGCGAAGACCGCACCCCGCAAGGCCCCGGCGAGCCAGAAGAAGGCCGTCCGCGCGGCTCCGAAGAAGAAGAGCGCCGTTCCCGCGAAGAAGAGCTCCGCGCCCGTGAAGAAGCGTGCGGCTCCGGCGAAGAAGCCCGCCGCCGCGAAGAAGCGCGCCGCTCCGGTGGCGCCCCCCGCTCCCGAGGAGACCACCTCCAGCGAGGCGGTCCCCTCCGCCGAGTCCCCTCCCGACGTGAAGGCCCTCCCGGCCGGGGAGCCCGTGGGCGGCCAGGCGTTCCCCTTCGAGATCGACCCCAAGCGCATCGAGGAAGGACTGCGCAAGCTGCGCGAGGAAGCCGTCCACTGGGCCAACAAGGGCCGCTACACCAAGGTGCGCTTCAAGTTCCGCGGCAAACAACTGCTGCCGGACCTGCCCCTCGCCGCCGTCGCCGCCGCCGAGGGCCTCACCTTCTACTGGGGCGGCATCCTGCGCGCGCTCGTCGTCACCGTGGCCGGCGGGAGCCTGCTCCAGGTGGAGCTCGTCAACGACGCGGACAAGCGCGTGCAGGCTGGCAAGGAGGCCCTGCTCGCCGGTGACCTGGACGAGGCCCTCGCCCTCTTCCGCGAGGCGCTCGCCATGGACCGCGACAACGTCGGCGCGCACCTCAACGTGGGCGTCGCCCTCAAGCTGAAGGGAGACCGCGAGGCCGCCCTCGCCTCCTTCGAGCGCGCCAAGGCATTGGATCCGGAAGGCCCCCTGGGTATCGAGGCCGAGCGGCTCGCCGCTCCCCTGCGACCCAAGGACACGATGGCCCAGGCGGGCTGA
- a CDS encoding serine/threonine-protein kinase: MADSRSCETCGLAVPADTDICPRDGTVLLDSSTSPSPGDPGGARRTSPGRAVHVMDDSSTQDPLTGLKIGEYELRQRIGVGGMGLVYEGIQPLIGKRVAVKVLRPELAAAEEQVARLLAEARAVNAIRHRGIVDIFGFGQVPDGRQYIIMEYLEGVALDAYLAEKGKLPVAEVLDILDEVLSALGAAHGAGVVHRDLKPSNIFLVKQPDGSRYVKLLDFGLAKMGLPTGRTAQTRTDMVVGTPEYMAPEQARGQPVGPMTDLYALGVVAFEMVTGRLPFTGTSPVDLLMKHVDARPPRPSDFVPSLPAALDAFILQMLTKDPESRPGSAEQLRRQLQRLRDTLATQPPAPIAPPTKPTVPEPAVSVRPEVQPAPENATSAPTPRSTEAVKPEPRSEPPRARGADSSPRRLVPMGLGALALVALGGGIVFALRGPASTPPPQVSITPPQPVQPKPQPAVPTPDAAQAQQTTPPAVAPDAGTGTPDSATAQQGTTVPAVARGENPDAQQVAQKRPESSAPTRTALLGRIRQYAREIDELESHQTLSGATRTTLDGLRARAQAASTPEERRQIATELDDWKRLFLRRK; the protein is encoded by the coding sequence ATGGCTGACTCCCGTTCCTGCGAAACCTGCGGCCTTGCCGTGCCGGCGGACACCGACATCTGCCCGCGCGATGGGACCGTGCTGCTCGACTCCTCCACCTCGCCGTCCCCTGGCGATCCCGGAGGTGCGCGGCGGACATCGCCCGGGAGGGCCGTGCACGTCATGGATGACTCCTCCACACAAGATCCGCTCACCGGCCTGAAGATTGGCGAGTACGAGTTGCGCCAGCGCATCGGCGTGGGCGGCATGGGCCTGGTGTACGAAGGCATCCAGCCCCTCATCGGCAAGCGCGTGGCGGTGAAGGTGCTGCGCCCGGAGCTGGCCGCGGCCGAGGAGCAGGTGGCGCGACTGCTCGCCGAGGCCCGCGCCGTCAACGCCATCCGCCACCGCGGCATCGTCGACATCTTCGGCTTCGGCCAGGTCCCCGACGGCCGCCAGTACATCATCATGGAGTACCTCGAGGGCGTGGCCCTCGACGCGTACCTGGCGGAGAAGGGCAAGCTGCCGGTGGCCGAGGTGCTGGACATCCTCGACGAGGTGCTCAGCGCGCTGGGCGCCGCGCACGGGGCGGGCGTCGTCCACCGCGACCTCAAGCCGAGCAACATCTTCCTCGTGAAGCAGCCGGACGGCTCGCGCTACGTGAAGCTGCTGGACTTCGGCCTCGCGAAGATGGGCCTGCCCACCGGGCGCACCGCGCAGACACGCACGGACATGGTGGTGGGCACTCCGGAGTACATGGCTCCCGAGCAGGCCCGTGGCCAGCCGGTGGGGCCCATGACGGACCTCTACGCCCTGGGCGTGGTGGCCTTCGAGATGGTCACCGGCCGGCTGCCCTTCACCGGCACCTCGCCGGTGGACCTGCTGATGAAGCACGTGGACGCGCGGCCTCCGCGGCCCTCGGACTTCGTCCCCAGCCTGCCCGCCGCGCTCGATGCCTTCATCCTGCAGATGCTCACCAAGGATCCGGAGTCCCGCCCCGGCTCCGCCGAGCAGCTGCGCCGCCAGCTCCAGCGGCTGCGCGACACCCTCGCGACGCAGCCGCCGGCCCCGATCGCTCCCCCGACGAAACCCACCGTCCCGGAGCCCGCCGTGTCGGTGCGTCCGGAGGTCCAGCCGGCTCCGGAGAACGCGACGTCCGCGCCCACCCCGCGCTCGACCGAGGCGGTGAAGCCGGAGCCCAGGTCCGAGCCGCCGCGCGCCAGGGGAGCGGACTCGTCCCCGCGGCGTCTGGTGCCCATGGGCCTGGGAGCGCTCGCGCTGGTGGCGCTCGGAGGGGGCATCGTGTTCGCCCTGCGCGGCCCGGCGTCCACCCCGCCGCCCCAGGTGAGCATCACGCCTCCGCAGCCCGTGCAGCCCAAGCCGCAGCCGGCGGTCCCCACGCCGGACGCGGCCCAGGCCCAGCAGACGACGCCCCCGGCAGTGGCTCCCGATGCGGGCACCGGCACCCCGGACAGCGCGACGGCGCAGCAGGGCACCACGGTGCCGGCGGTCGCCCGTGGCGAGAATCCGGACGCGCAGCAGGTGGCGCAGAAGCGTCCCGAGTCCTCCGCCCCCACCCGGACCGCGCTGCTCGGCAGGATCCGGCAGTACGCTCGCGAGATCGATGAGCTGGAGAGCCACCAGACGCTGAGCGGCGCCACGCGCACCACGCTCGACGGGCTGCGCGCGAGGGCCCAGGCGGCGAGCACCCCGGAAGAGCGCCGACAGATCGCCACCGAGTTGGACGACTGGAAGCGCTTGTTCCTCAGGCGCAAGTGA
- a CDS encoding PE-PGRS family protein yields the protein MRKHMHETTKLFAVGAAVALLTAVGCYNFQEAYDDCVATGRCAPDGCKPEWADPPDDRFLDSNCDGIDGVAEHGVFVDPANGRDDVNSGTMDAPYQTISYALERISANTQAVYLARGVYQEPMLRLDRPISFHGGYAGLDGGWKRDATYITQIVGGSIGLTVSGLGEDAGVSLEWLHITSGNSTGAGDPSIGLRVLQSKGVRLRHVQIVAGAGAPGSEGSTPATAPGGADGGTGGTPPSLDGGSPGISSCGSVQNKGGTGGTGGDVKVNFGVGGQGVAGTPSAPGGDGGTFRETPVGCSGEACVCIGDPGHDGQDGLEGESGPSGHAGDGIGTLVTDTWSPTSGEAGQPGFMGGGGGGGGGGGACSSQYGAAIAQGSGGGGGGAGGCPGQGGNGGKGGGASIALLLIDAHVEMESCSLKTTRGGDGGAGGKGGTGGPGGQGGPGGPSTTTIADPSDPTTKATGGPGGRGGTGGKGGDGGPGGNGGGGPSVGVWCGPDGSVSQTGTTFSLGPAGKPGRGPAPGGHDGIQEQYHGCDPTS from the coding sequence GTGAGAAAGCACATGCACGAGACGACGAAGCTGTTCGCCGTGGGAGCCGCGGTGGCGCTGCTCACCGCCGTGGGTTGCTACAACTTCCAGGAGGCGTACGACGACTGCGTGGCCACCGGACGCTGCGCGCCCGATGGATGCAAGCCCGAGTGGGCGGATCCCCCGGATGACAGGTTCCTGGACAGCAACTGCGACGGCATCGACGGCGTCGCCGAGCACGGCGTCTTCGTGGACCCCGCCAACGGCAGGGACGACGTCAACTCCGGCACCATGGATGCCCCCTACCAGACGATCTCCTACGCCCTGGAGCGCATCTCCGCGAACACCCAGGCCGTCTACCTCGCCCGGGGCGTCTACCAGGAACCCATGCTGAGGCTGGACAGGCCCATCTCGTTCCACGGCGGCTATGCCGGCCTGGACGGAGGCTGGAAGCGCGACGCCACCTACATCACTCAGATCGTTGGAGGCAGCATCGGTCTGACGGTGAGCGGGCTGGGTGAGGACGCCGGTGTGAGCCTGGAGTGGCTGCACATCACCTCCGGGAACAGCACCGGGGCAGGCGATCCCTCCATCGGGTTGAGGGTGCTGCAGTCCAAGGGCGTGCGCCTGCGCCATGTGCAGATCGTGGCCGGGGCTGGAGCACCCGGTTCGGAGGGCAGCACGCCCGCCACGGCCCCGGGCGGTGCGGATGGCGGCACCGGAGGGACCCCACCGAGTCTCGATGGAGGTTCGCCTGGCATCAGCAGTTGCGGCTCCGTCCAGAACAAGGGCGGAACGGGTGGCACCGGCGGTGACGTGAAAGTGAATTTCGGAGTGGGCGGCCAAGGCGTGGCGGGAACTCCGTCCGCGCCGGGGGGTGATGGTGGAACGTTCCGGGAGACGCCCGTGGGTTGCTCGGGCGAGGCCTGTGTATGCATTGGGGATCCGGGTCACGACGGACAGGACGGCCTCGAGGGGGAGAGCGGACCGAGCGGTCATGCGGGCGACGGAATTGGCACGCTGGTGACCGACACCTGGAGCCCGACCTCGGGAGAGGCCGGTCAGCCCGGCTTCATGGGTGGCGGAGGGGGCGGTGGAGGTGGAGGGGGTGCCTGCTCGTCCCAATACGGTGCCGCGATCGCACAGGGGAGCGGAGGCGGAGGCGGGGGTGCTGGCGGTTGCCCGGGCCAGGGAGGGAACGGAGGCAAGGGGGGTGGCGCATCCATCGCCCTGCTGCTCATCGACGCGCACGTGGAGATGGAGTCCTGCTCGTTGAAGACGACCCGGGGAGGCGACGGAGGTGCCGGCGGAAAAGGGGGGACCGGTGGCCCTGGCGGCCAGGGAGGCCCCGGAGGCCCGTCCACCACCACGATAGCGGATCCGTCGGACCCCACCACGAAGGCCACCGGAGGTCCGGGAGGTAGGGGAGGTACGGGAGGCAAGGGTGGGGATGGCGGTCCGGGCGGTAATGGCGGCGGGGGCCCCTCCGTGGGCGTCTGGTGCGGCCCCGACGGCTCCGTCTCCCAGACGGGGACGACCTTCTCCCTCGGCCCCGCGGGCAAGCCCGGAAGAGGACCCGCTCCTGGAGGCCATGACGGCATCCAGGAGCAGTACCACGGGTGCGATCCGACATCCTGA
- the ung gene encoding uracil-DNA glycosylase, translating to MKDRLPADWKKVLKDVLEGPEFAELEAFVARERREHTVYPSEEDLFSAFRLTPYEKVKVLLLGQDPYHGPGQAHGLAFSVQPGVKPPPSLVNIFKELQSDLGVPRPKEGSLVPWAEQGGLLLNAVLTVREGQANAHEGHGWEHFTDAVIQKVSDKEDTVVFILWGSYAQKKEALIDTTRHVILKAPHPSPLSAKKGFFGSKPFSKTNEVLEERGRGAIDWRLPS from the coding sequence ATGAAGGACCGGCTGCCGGCGGACTGGAAGAAGGTGCTGAAGGACGTGCTGGAGGGCCCGGAGTTCGCGGAGCTGGAGGCGTTCGTGGCGCGGGAGCGGCGCGAGCACACGGTGTACCCCTCCGAGGAGGATCTGTTCTCGGCCTTCCGGCTGACGCCGTACGAGAAGGTGAAGGTGCTGCTGCTCGGACAGGACCCGTACCACGGGCCGGGGCAGGCGCACGGGTTGGCCTTCTCGGTTCAGCCGGGAGTGAAGCCACCGCCCTCGCTGGTGAACATCTTCAAGGAGCTGCAGAGCGACCTGGGCGTGCCGAGGCCGAAGGAGGGCTCGCTGGTGCCGTGGGCGGAGCAGGGGGGGCTGCTGCTCAACGCGGTGCTGACGGTGCGCGAGGGGCAGGCCAACGCCCACGAGGGACACGGTTGGGAGCACTTCACCGACGCGGTCATCCAGAAGGTGAGCGACAAGGAGGACACGGTGGTGTTCATCCTCTGGGGCAGCTACGCGCAGAAGAAGGAGGCGCTCATCGACACCACCCGGCACGTCATCCTGAAGGCACCGCACCCCTCGCCGCTGTCGGCGAAGAAGGGCTTCTTCGGCAGCAAGCCCTTCAGCAAGACCAATGAGGTGTTGGAGGAGCGGGGGCGCGGCGCCATCGACTGGCGGCTGCCGTCGTAG